Within Candidatus Bathyarchaeota archaeon, the genomic segment AGATACGGAAGACTCTACGACCCAGCCGACCTAATAAAACTCGTATCGGGGTCAGAACTCACCATAGACCCCTTCATCAGATACCTTGAGGAGAAATACTCCACCCTATACGGCTTCAAGGCCTGATCGGTATGGGAATCCCCGAGGAGCTCAGAAGGGTTTATAGGAGGCAGGGCTACCAGCTCGTGGGGGCGCACAGCGCTGTCAAGACCTGCCACTGGACGAGGAGGAGCCTGAACACCGGGGGAGAGGAGCACTGCTACAAGCAGAGGTTCTACGGCATACCATGCCATAGGTGCCTCCAGATGACCCCAAGCCTAGGCAGATGCCTCCAGAGCTGCGTATTCTGCTGGAGGGCCCAGCCGGGCGACCTAGGCATAGACTGGGGACAGACAAGTTTTCCACTGGAGGAGGCTGAGGAGCCCGAGGCCATCGTGGAATCATGCCTGGAGGCCCATAGAAGGGCCATCAGGGGATTTGGGGGAAACCCAAGGGTTCCAAGGGGGTTCCTAGAGGAGGCCCTAAACCCGGTCCACGCGGCCATAAGCCTAGAAGGGGAGCCAACCCTCTACCCATACCTAGGAGAGCTCGTCGAGGCCTTCTCCAACCACGGGTTCAAATCAGTCTTCATCGTGACCAACGGCCTCAGGCCTGATGCCCTCTCAACCCTCAGCCGTGAGCCTAGCCAGCTCTACGTCAGCCTCTGCGCCCCTGATGAGGAGACCTACAGGAGGACATGTAGGCCCCTAATCCCGGACGGGTGGAGGAGGCTCATGGAGACCCTGGAGCTACTGAACAGCTTCAAATGCCCAACGGTTCTAAGGCACACCCTCGTCCCCGGGTTGAATATGCACAACCCCTCCGGATACGCAAAGCTCGCATTGATGGCTGGAGCAACATACCTAGAACCCAAGGCTGCCAAGTCGGTCGGCTTCGCGAGGCGCCGCTTCAGCTACGATGAGATGGCCTGGCACAGAGATATCCGTGCCTTCGCAGAGGAGCTGGCTAGGGAGTCGGGTTACCGCATCTTGGACG encodes:
- the twy1 gene encoding 4-demethylwyosine synthase TYW1; its protein translation is MGIPEELRRVYRRQGYQLVGAHSAVKTCHWTRRSLNTGGEEHCYKQRFYGIPCHRCLQMTPSLGRCLQSCVFCWRAQPGDLGIDWGQTSFPLEEAEEPEAIVESCLEAHRRAIRGFGGNPRVPRGFLEEALNPVHAAISLEGEPTLYPYLGELVEAFSNHGFKSVFIVTNGLRPDALSTLSREPSQLYVSLCAPDEETYRRTCRPLIPDGWRRLMETLELLNSFKCPTVLRHTLVPGLNMHNPSGYAKLALMAGATYLEPKAAKSVGFARRRFSYDEMAWHRDIRAFAEELARESGYRILDEQPQSSIVLLSRLDRPRKLY